In Bradyrhizobium sp. WD16, the genomic stretch TCCTGGGCGCCGTCGCCGCCGGGACGTTGTTCGGCGGGCCGATCGGCGATCGCGTCGGGCGGCGCTACGTGATCTGGTTTTCGATCCTCGGGGCGCTGCCTTTCACACTGGCTTTGCCCTATGCCTCGCTCGAGGTCAGCGCCCTGCTCAGCGTCATCATCGGCCTGATCCTCGCCTCTGCCATGCCGGCGATCCTGGTCTATGCCCAGGAGCTGATGCCGCACCGCTTCGGCATGATCTCGGGGCTGTTCTTCGGCTTCGCCTTCGGCGCCGCCGGCATCGGGGCGGCGATCTTCGGCGAAGTCGCCGATCGCATGGGCATCGATTTCGTCTATTCGATCTGCGCCTATCTGCCGGCGCTCGGCTTGCTCGCGGTGTTCCTGCCCAATCTCAACCGCGCCGCGCGCTGAGGAACTGCTGATCCGGCTCGCGGGCCATGCGGCGCGCCAATTCCCAACGCATCGTTAACCCCGGTAAACAAGCCGTTGCGGGAGCGCCTTCACTGCGTGCTCGACAACGCCTCATCAACCTTAATTATTAGGGTTAAGTGGCGCTTAAACTTTTTCTGGCATCGTTCCGATCGTGAGTTTTGTGAGTGAGGCCTTTTGCGTCGTCTGCCTCACGGACGAAGGGACCGATCATGCGTAGCCTGAAACATCTCATCGCCGCGACCGCGGCCTCCCTGCTGTCCACCGCGGTTATGGCCGCCGATCTCCCAATCGATCCGCCGCCCGCCTATGCGCCGCCGCCCGCCTTCGATCCCAGCGGCTGGTATCTGCGCGGCGACATTGGCTTCAGCAATCAGAGCGTGAAACGCCTCGAAAACGCACTCGATTCCACGCTGCTGACCCAGAGCCAGACGCTCGATTTCAACACGGCCGGAATCTTCGGCATCGGCGTCGGCTATCAGGTCAACAACTGGTTCCGTGCCGATCTGACCGGTGAATATCGGGGCAAATCGACGCTCAACGGGCTCGAGCTCAACACCTTCAGTTATGGCGGCTTTGTCCACAGCGGTGCCGATAAGTACACCGCGGACAAATCGGAATGGCTGGTCCTCGCCAACGCCTATGTGGACCTCGGCACCTGGTGGAGCGTGACGCCGTTCATCGGCGCAGGCGTCGGCGCGGCGCGGGTGTCGGTCTCGAACTTCATCGATCAGGGATTGACCGATGCCGTTCCCGGCTTTCCGGCGACCTATGGAGCGACGCCGGGTACTGCCTATGCCGCTGCTGCGTCGCGCTGGAATTTCGCCTGGGCAGCCCATGCCGGTCTGGCCTACCGGGTTACACCGAGTCTGACGATGGAATTGGCCTATCGTTACGTTGATCTCGGCGACGGCGCCACCGCGGATATCGTGACCTATCAAGGTACCAATAACGTCGTGAATCCCATGACGTTCAAACATATTACGTCTCAGGATCTGAAACTCGGCGTGCGCTGGTCGCTGGATCCGACCCCGGTCTACGCGCCGAGGCCGCTGATCACCAAAGGCTGATCGGACAATATCAAATCGGCTCAGACGACGGCGCGGAGCGATCCGTGCCGTCGTCGTTTTTTGCGCCCACTCGACGGCCGGCGACGCATGAATTGCATGAGTTACCCGACCGGGCTGAGGCGGCGTCGTTAACGCAACGAATGATTAAGGTTAACGCGCAATACTGCCGCCATATGGATCACGTGTCGGTGGAGTGACGTTATGCGTCGGTGGATGTTGGCGGCGGTGGTGGCCACAATGGCGCAGGGCGCGGTCGCGGCCGATCTTCCCGATCTCGCCGACCTCCCCGTCCTGCGCGGCCCGATCACCGAACTCAGCTCCACCAGCGTCAACTGGCAGGGCTTCTACATCGGTGGCCAGGGCGCCATGGGCAGCTCCGACATGGACTTCAGCGGCGCCACCCAGGACATCGCGGCAGCGCTGCTCAGCGGGACAGCGATCGAAGCCGCGGCCAACGTTTCGAGTTGGCCGGTATTGGGCAAGGTGTCGAAGACCGGCCACGGCTGGGGCGGTTTCGTCGGCTACAACGCGCAATGGGACGACGTTGTGCTCAGCCTCGAGGCAAGCTACATCCACGGCTCCTTCGGCGGCTCGCAGAGCAACAGCATGAGTCGCAGCTTCGTCGACTCCAACGGCTACACCGATGGCGTCACCTATACGTCGACGGCGACCAACAATATCACCGACATGGGCTCGATCCGCGGCCGCGCCGGTTGGGCCTGGAACAACTTCCTGCCTTACGGTTTCGTCGGCGTCGCCCTCGGGCGGGCGGACGTGACGCGATCCGCAACCATCTCCGGCGTGCAGGTCAATCCCAACGCCGCGCCGGGATTCCAGACCATTCCCTTTTCGCTCTCCCAGAGCGCCGGCCAGAGCGGCCGCCTGATCTACGGCTACGCCGGCGGTCTCGGCATGGATGTCTTGCTGGTGGGTGGCCTCTTCGGTCGCGTCGAGTGGGAATATCTGCGCTTCCTCGGCGGCGGAGGCACCATCGACACCACCATCAATACGGCTCGCCTCGGCCTCGGCTACAAGTTCTGATTGCGGGCGCGCTACTGCTTCATTGACGGCCCGGCTCGTCTCTGTTTCGCTTGATCGAATATCGATCGGCGGGGCAGGCGGGCGATGAAGATCTTCGGCGACTTGAATTCGGGCAACTGCCTGAAGGTGAAATGGGTCAGCGAGGCGGTTGGCCTGCGCTTCACCTGGGTCGATGTCGACATCATGAAGGGCGAAAGCCGCACGCCCGAATTCCTCGCGATGAATCCGGCGGGCCAGGTGCCGACCGTGCTGTTCGACGACGGCCGGGTGCTCGCGCAATCCAATGCCATCATCCGCTATTTCGCCCGCGGTAGTCGCTTCATTCCGGCTGACGATTTCGGTGCTGCCATGATGGATGAATGGCTGTTCTGGGAGCAGTATAGTCACGAGCCCTATATCGCCGGATGCCGTTTCCAGCTGGTTTATCTGCGGCGCCGGCCCGAAGAACTCGATCCGGAGCGAGTGAGGCGGGGCTATGCCGCGCTCGATCGCATGGACGAGCATCTGCGCAAGACCCGCTTTCTGCTCGGTGAGAGCGTCTCACTCGCCGACGTGGCGCTCTTGGCCTACACCCGGCTCGCTCCTGAAGGTGGCTTCGATCTATCGCGCCACGCCGCCCTGTGCCGCTGGATTGGCGAAGCCGAACAGGATCTTGGCGTGGCATCCCAGACGGCCTGAGCATGCGGCCTGCGCGCGCCCCTGCTCCTTCCGTGTGCAACTTGCTTGACGATGGAGTGCAATGCTCCTAAAGCCGCCGGCGGGAAACCTCTCCCCACCGAGAGGCAGCTATCTGGAAGGATAGAACATATGAGTAAGGCGAAGCCCGCCACGCGGCCGACCGTTCCGCATTTCTCCTCCGGCCCGTGCGCCAAGCGTCCCGGCTGGACCCCCGAAAGCCTTAAGGACGCAGCCCTCGGTCGTTCGCACCGCGCGAAGATCGGCAAGGCCAAGCTCAAGCTCGCGATCGATCTGACGCGCGAGGTGCTGGGCGTGCCGGCCGACTATCGCATCGGCATCGTCCCCGCCTCCGACACCGGCGCGGTCGAGATGGCACTGTGGTCGCTGCTCGGCCCGCGACCCGTTACCGCGATCGCCTGGGAATCCTTCGGCGACGGCTGGGTGACCGACATCGTCAAGCAGCTCAAGCTCAAGGATGTCACCAAGCTGACCGCCGGCTATGGCGATCTGCCCGATCTCTCCAAGGTTGATCAGGCCTCCGACGTCGTCTTCACCTGGAACGGCACCACCTCCGGTGTCCGCGTCCCGAATGCCGACTGGATCAAGGCCGACCGTGACGGTCTGACCATCTGCGACGCCACGTCCGCCGCGTTCGCCCAGCCGCTCGACTGGTCCAAGCTCGATGTCGTCACCTTCTCCTGGCAGAAGGCGCTGGGCGGTGAGGCTGCGCACGGCATGCTGATCCTGTCGCCGCGCGCGGTGGCGCGGCTCGAAAGCTACACGCCGCCGTGGCCGCTGCCGAAGATCTTCCGCATGACCAAGGGCGGCAAGCTGATCGAGGGTATCTTCGTCGGCGAGACCATCAACACCCCGTCGATGCTCTGCGTCGAGGATTATCTCGATGCGCTCAACTGGGCCAAGTCGGTCGGCGGGCTCAAGGCGCTGATCGGCCGCGCCGACGCCAATACCAAGGTGCTTGCGGAGTGGGTGGCGAAGACGCCGTGGGCCGAATTCCTGGCCAAGGATCCGGCGATCCGCTCCAACACCTCGGTCTGCCTCAAGGTCGTCGATCCGGCGATCACGGCGCTGTCCGACGACGGTCAGGCGGCGTTTGCCAAGGCGCTGGTCGCCGCGGTCGAGAAGGAAGGCGCCGGTTACGACCTCGGCCATTACCGCGATGCGCCGGCCGGCCTGCGCATCTGGTGCGGTGCCACGGTCGAGGCCAAGGATGTCGAGATCCTCACCCAATGGCTCGACTGGGCGTTCGCCGAAGCCAAGGCCGCGCTCGCCAAGGCGGCCTGATTCCGCGCCGCCACCTCCATGCTCCGGCGGGACGCCGGTCGTCCCGCCGCCGCCTGTCCAATCCCGTTTCTTGCAACCGATCGCGGCCCCACGGCCGCGCCCCCGATCCGGGGCGAAGGACATTCAAGCCATGGCACCCAAGGTTCTCATTTCCGACGCGCTCTCTCCCGCCGCCGTGCAGATCTTCAAGGATCGCGGCATCGAGGTCGACTTCCAGCCCAGCCTGGGCAAGGACAAGGAGAAGCTCGCCGAGATCATCGGCAATTATGATGGCCTGGCCATCCGCTCTGCCACCAAGGCTACCGCCAAGATCCTGGAGAAGGCGAACCGGCTGAAGGTCATCGGCCGCGCCGGCATCGGCGTCGACAATGTCGAAATCCCCGCGGCCACCGCCAAGGGCATCATCGTCATGAACACGCCGTTCGGCAATTCGATCACGACGGCCGAGCATGCCATCACCCTGATGCTGTCGCTGGCCCGCGAAATCCCGCAGGCCGACGCCTCGACCCAGGCCGGCAAGTGGGAGAAGAATCGCTTCATGGGCGTCGAGATCACCGGCAAGACGCTGGGCATCATCGGCGCCGGCAATATCGGTTCGATCGTCGCCGACCGCGCCCAGGGCCTGAAGATGAAGGTCGTCGCCTATGATCCGTTCCTGTCGCCGGAGCGCGCCAGGGACCTCGGCGTCGAGAAGGTCGAACTCGACGACATCTTCAAACGCGCCGACTTCATCACCCTGCATACGCCGCTCACCGACAAGACCCGCAACATCATTGATGGCGCCGCGATCGGCATGATGAAGAAGGGCGTGCGCATCATCAATTGCGCCCGCGGCGGTCTCGTCGACGAGCATGCGCTCGCCGAAGCGCTCAAGTCCGGGCACGTCGCCGGCGCCGCCTTCGACGTCTTCGTCGAGGAGCCGGCCACCACCAACGTGCTGTTCGGCCTGCCCAATGTGATCTGCACGCCGCATCTCGGCGCCTCCACCACCGAGGCCCAGGAGAATGTCGCTCTGCAGGTCGCCGAACAGATGTCGGACTATCTGCTGACCGGCGCGATCTCCAACGCCATCAACTTCCCCTCGATCACCGCCGAGGAAGCGCCCAAGCTCAAGCCGTTCATCGATCTCGCCGAGAAGCTCGGCTCCTTCGCCGGCCAGCTCACCGAAACCGGCATCACCATGGTGCAGATCACCTATGAGGGCGTGGTGGCGGAGATGAAGATCAAGGCGCTGACCTCCGCGGCGTTGTCGGGTCTGCTGCGTCCGATGCTCGGCGAGGTCAACGTCGTCTCTGCGCCGGTCATCGCCAAGGAGCGCGGCATGGTGGTC encodes the following:
- a CDS encoding phosphoserine transaminase, whose amino-acid sequence is MSKAKPATRPTVPHFSSGPCAKRPGWTPESLKDAALGRSHRAKIGKAKLKLAIDLTREVLGVPADYRIGIVPASDTGAVEMALWSLLGPRPVTAIAWESFGDGWVTDIVKQLKLKDVTKLTAGYGDLPDLSKVDQASDVVFTWNGTTSGVRVPNADWIKADRDGLTICDATSAAFAQPLDWSKLDVVTFSWQKALGGEAAHGMLILSPRAVARLESYTPPWPLPKIFRMTKGGKLIEGIFVGETINTPSMLCVEDYLDALNWAKSVGGLKALIGRADANTKVLAEWVAKTPWAEFLAKDPAIRSNTSVCLKVVDPAITALSDDGQAAFAKALVAAVEKEGAGYDLGHYRDAPAGLRIWCGATVEAKDVEILTQWLDWAFAEAKAALAKAA
- a CDS encoding glutathione S-transferase family protein codes for the protein MKIFGDLNSGNCLKVKWVSEAVGLRFTWVDVDIMKGESRTPEFLAMNPAGQVPTVLFDDGRVLAQSNAIIRYFARGSRFIPADDFGAAMMDEWLFWEQYSHEPYIAGCRFQLVYLRRRPEELDPERVRRGYAALDRMDEHLRKTRFLLGESVSLADVALLAYTRLAPEGGFDLSRHAALCRWIGEAEQDLGVASQTA
- a CDS encoding outer membrane protein → MRRWMLAAVVATMAQGAVAADLPDLADLPVLRGPITELSSTSVNWQGFYIGGQGAMGSSDMDFSGATQDIAAALLSGTAIEAAANVSSWPVLGKVSKTGHGWGGFVGYNAQWDDVVLSLEASYIHGSFGGSQSNSMSRSFVDSNGYTDGVTYTSTATNNITDMGSIRGRAGWAWNNFLPYGFVGVALGRADVTRSATISGVQVNPNAAPGFQTIPFSLSQSAGQSGRLIYGYAGGLGMDVLLVGGLFGRVEWEYLRFLGGGGTIDTTINTARLGLGYKF
- a CDS encoding outer membrane protein, translating into MRSLKHLIAATAASLLSTAVMAADLPIDPPPAYAPPPAFDPSGWYLRGDIGFSNQSVKRLENALDSTLLTQSQTLDFNTAGIFGIGVGYQVNNWFRADLTGEYRGKSTLNGLELNTFSYGGFVHSGADKYTADKSEWLVLANAYVDLGTWWSVTPFIGAGVGAARVSVSNFIDQGLTDAVPGFPATYGATPGTAYAAAASRWNFAWAAHAGLAYRVTPSLTMELAYRYVDLGDGATADIVTYQGTNNVVNPMTFKHITSQDLKLGVRWSLDPTPVYAPRPLITKG
- the serA gene encoding phosphoglycerate dehydrogenase; its protein translation is MAPKVLISDALSPAAVQIFKDRGIEVDFQPSLGKDKEKLAEIIGNYDGLAIRSATKATAKILEKANRLKVIGRAGIGVDNVEIPAATAKGIIVMNTPFGNSITTAEHAITLMLSLAREIPQADASTQAGKWEKNRFMGVEITGKTLGIIGAGNIGSIVADRAQGLKMKVVAYDPFLSPERARDLGVEKVELDDIFKRADFITLHTPLTDKTRNIIDGAAIGMMKKGVRIINCARGGLVDEHALAEALKSGHVAGAAFDVFVEEPATTNVLFGLPNVICTPHLGASTTEAQENVALQVAEQMSDYLLTGAISNAINFPSITAEEAPKLKPFIDLAEKLGSFAGQLTETGITMVQITYEGVVAEMKIKALTSAALSGLLRPMLGEVNVVSAPVIAKERGMVVEEVTRAAQSDYESLITVTVTTGRQERSVSGTVYHDQKPRLVDIKGIRVDAEFGKTMIYVTNEDKPGFIGKFASLLGDARVNIATFHLGRLQPGGDAIALVEVDGDVPAEVLTKIMALPHVKQAKALRF